The proteins below come from a single Amphiura filiformis chromosome 15, Afil_fr2py, whole genome shotgun sequence genomic window:
- the LOC140170850 gene encoding galanin receptor 2b-like — MDNTTTSDFSISTPRNHGLLNLNIVNVFHLVIGVIGILCNTLSIVIILKIPVSKSSRVNLFILNQSIVDLTSSMFLIIFALSLETSQYIGVLGEFLCRFWSPGSHKFLFVTFAISTFNLTAMSIERYTAVIHHLNYKKLFTRRNTVFIIVSVYILGPLAQFIPILKLNVIDAKCEVKASWSSVKNSIVGTFLFIWEFLIPCLVMTYAYVMIIRKLRSSSVQPLGNDPNRASPTNADTSGSSSAVTAASQNIPNQIRHKNITITVFILFIVYIICWSPNQFTFLQFNLGGPLDFSGGWYHFTVFLAFCNTFSNTFVYAFKQRHFQNVLKNVLCRRAEEIHEVSTSTSGGS; from the coding sequence ATGGATAACACTACAACATCCGATTTCAGCATTTCCACTCCACGTAATCATGGTCTTTTGAATCTAAATATTGTCAATGTTTTTCATCTTGTCATCGGTGTCATAGGAATTCTTTGTAATACGCTGTCAATTGTGATCATACTCAAGATTCCGGTATCAAAATCAAGTCGCGTCAATCTTTTTATTCTTAACCAATCCATTGTGGATTTGACATCATCGATGTTTCTTATAATATTCGCTTTGTCACTAGAAACGTCACAGTACATCGGAGTGCTGGGAGAATTCCTCTGTCGATTCTGGTCGCCCGGATCACACAAATTTCTCTTTGTTACTTTCGCTATCTCAACGTTTAACTTAACCGCCATGTCGATTGAACGATACACAGCGGTAATACATCATTTAAACTACAAGAAACTTTTCACCAGACGAAACACTGTATTTATCATCGTTAGTGTTTACATTTTGGGACCTTTGGCTCAATTTATTCCAATCCTGAAATTGAATGTTATTGATGCCAAATGTGAAGTCAAGGCGAGTTGGTCATCGGTAAAGAATTCGATTGTtggaacatttttatttatttgggaatTTTTAATTCCATGTTTGGTCATGACATATGCATATGTAATGATAATCAGAAAACTTCGCAGTAGTTCTGTCCAACCTCTGGGAAATGATCCAAACAGGGCATCGCCAACAAATGCAGACACCAGTGGATCCAGCAGCGCGGTGACAGCAGCTTCACAAAACATTCCCAACCAAATAAGACACAAGAATATCACAATCAccgttttcattttattcattgtTTACATCATCTGTTGGAGTCCAAATCAATTCACCTTCTTGCAGTTCAATCTTGGCGGGCCTCTTGATTTCAGTGGCGGGTGGTATCATTTCACTGTGTTCTTAGCATTCTGTAATACATTTTCTAACACCTTTGTGTACGCTTTTAAGCAAAGACATTTTCAGAATGTTCTTAAGAATGTCTTGTGTCGGCGTGCTGAGGAGATACACGAGGTTTCTACTTCTACTTCGGGTGGCTCTTGA